In Camarhynchus parvulus chromosome 28, STF_HiC, whole genome shotgun sequence, the following proteins share a genomic window:
- the WDR18 gene encoding WD repeat-containing protein 18, which yields MAAPMEVALVSDAAGPLCNCSVWELHSGSALPGYRGGNSGPRGLALLGGEHLLGAQLGKSYINVWELQRKDQLQQKIICPGPVTCLTASPNGLYILAGVAESIYLWEVSNGNLLAILNRHYQDLTCLCFTDDSSHFLSGAKDCLALVWNLYNVLQAEPSQIPDPRHVWSRHSLPITDLCCGFGGPLARAATASLDQTAKLWEISSGELLLSVLFDVGIMAVTLDLSEYHMFCGGMDGSIFQVDLCAWPVQRDRTFQTERENGKVFKGHRNQVTCLSVSTDGSLLLSGSHDETVRLWDIQSKQCLKTMNHKGPVTNAFIVLAPANMFNPEGKPSVPLPKFSRHLHGTESSDEPGAEGVTLRLGLHQQEPGQSYLEKAERMYSQMYSTREKNLVGDQEHLTIQVSELEEEVSNLRKINKDLFDFSTRIITKPAK from the exons ATGGCGGCGCCCATGGAGGTGGCGCTGGTGTCGGACGCGGCGGGGCCGCTCTGCAACTGCTCGGTCTGGGAGCTGCACTCGGGCTCGGCCCTTCCCGGCTACCGCGGCGGCAACAGCGGCCCACGCGGGCTGGCGCTGCTGGGCGGCGAGCACCTGCTGGGGGCCCAGCTCGGCAAGAGCTACATCAACGTCTGGGAGCTCCAGAGGAAG gaccagctgcagcagaaaatcaTCTGTCCCGGGCCTGTGACCTGCCTGACAGCCTCTCCCAACGGGCTCTACATCCTGGCGGGCGTCGCCGAGAGCATCTACCTGTGGGAG GTGTCCAATGGGAACCTCCTGGCCATCCTGAACCGACACTACCAGGACCTCACGTGCCTCTGCTTCACTGATGACAGCAGCCACTTCCTCTCAGGGGCCAAGGACTGCCTGGCCCTGGTGTGGAACCTCTACAA CGTGTTGCAGGCAGAGCCCTCCCAGATCCCTGACCCCCGGCACGTCTGGTCCCGGCACAGCCTCCCCATCACCGACCTGTGCTGCGGCTTTGGAGGGCCCCTGGCACGGGCTGCCACCGCCTCCCTCGACCAGACAGCCAAG CTCTGGGAAATCTCATCTGGGGAGCTCCTGCTTTCCGTGCTCTTCGACGTGGGGATCATGGCTGTGACTCTGGACCTCTCTGAGTACCACATGTTCTGTGGGGGCATGGATGGCTCCATCTTCCAGGTCGACCTCTGTGCCTGG CCAGTTCAGAGAGACCGGACCTTCCAGACAGAGCGGGAGAACGGGAAGGTCTTCAAAGGGCACAG GAACCAGGTGACGTGTCTGTCAGTGTCCACAGATGGCAGCCTGCTGCTCTCGGGCTCTCACGACGAAACCGTGCGGCTGTGGGACATCCAGAGCAAGCAGTGCCTGAAGACGATGAATCACAAAG gtcCAGTGACAAACGCCTTCATCGTGCTGGCCCCTGCCAACATGTTCAACCCCGAGGGGAAGCCCAGCGTGCCCCTGCCCAAGTTCAGCAGGCACCTGCACGGCACCGAGAGCAGCGACGAGCCGGGCGCTGAGGGGGTGACGCTGCGCCTGGGGCTGCACCAGCAG gagcctgggcagagctacctggagaaggcagagaggaTGTACTCACAGATGTACTCGACGAGGGAAAAG AACCTGGTGGGAGACCAGGAGCACCTGACGATCCAGGTGAGcgagctggaggaggaggtgagcaACCTCCGGAAAATCAACAAGGACCTCTTTGACTTCTCCACTCGCATCATCACCAAACCAGCCAAGTGA